The nucleotide sequence CCAGCAACCACATGCTGGCCCTCGCCGCCGCCCTCGCGGGCAAGGCGCTCAACACTTCCGCCTACGAGTCTCTGGCCAAGGGCCTGGACATCAATCCGGCCTGGGTCGAGCAATGCGCCGCCGATCTCGTCGCTCACAAGGGCGAGTGCCTCGTGGTCGCCGGAGCCCACCAGCCCGCGCAGGTCCACGTGCTCGCTTACGCGATCAACGCCGGCCTCGGCAACATCGGGAAGACGATCGACTTCGTCGCCGTCGAGCCCGCCGGCGCCTCGACCATCACCGCCCTCGCCACCGCCATCAAGGGCGGCGCGGTCAAGACCCTCTTCATCCTCAACGGCAACCCGGCTTACAACGCGCCGGCCGACCTCGATTTCGGCGCGCTGCTCAAGTCCGTGCCGGAGGTCATCCGCTACGGCTACTATCAGGACGAGACCTCCGCCCTGTCCGGAACCCACTTGGCCGCCACTCACTACCTCGAGTCGTGGGGCGACGCCCGCACGGTGGACGGCACGATCGTGCCGGTCCAGCCGATGATCATGCCGCTCTTCAACGGCCTGAATGAGGTCGAGCTGCTGGCCCGCCTCGCCGGCGAGGCCAAACCCGACGCCTATGAGCAGGTCTTCGCCACCCGTGGCGGCGACCGCAAGGCCTTCGAGAAATTCCTGCACGACGGTCTGGCCGAGGGTTCGGCCTACCCGGCCGTCAGCGTTTCGTTTGATTCGGCCCGCGCCGGCGCCGCGTTCGCCTCGAACCCCGCCTTCGTCGCCCTCTCCAGGGACAACCTCGAGATCCGTTTCGCCACCGACCACAAGATGGACGACGGCCGCTTCGCCAACAACGGCTGGCTCCAGGAGTGCCCGGACCCGATGACCAAGATCGCGTGGGACAACGCGATCCTCGTCAGCCCGCGTCTCGCGAAGGATCTCGGCATCGTCCCCGGCGGCAGCCTACTCCAGGTCGCCCGCAAGGAAGTCGCCGAGTTCAAGATGGGCAAGGAGAACGCCTTCATCGGCGAGGTCACGGTGAACGGCCGCAAGGTCACCGGCCCCCTCCACATCCAGCCCGGTCTTTCGAATTACACCATCGTGCTCCCGCTCGGCTACGGCCGCAGCGTGACGGGCCACGTCGGCACCGGCGCGGGCTTCAACGCCTACGCGGTCCGCACCAGCGACGGCATGGGCTTCATCACCGGCGCCGCCATCCGGGTGACGGCCGAGCGCCAGCTGCTCGCGAACACCCAGGAACACTGGTCGATGGAAGGCCGCGACATCGTGCGCGAGGCCAACGTCGAGGAATTCAAGTCGAACCCGGCCTTCGTGGACGGCATCGGCATGGAGTCCCACTCGCCGGCCATCCTCGGCGCGGACAAGGACAAGCCGCTCGCCTTCATCGCCACCGAGACGCCCCGCGGCAACTCGCTCTACGAGACCCCGAATTTCGACGGCATGCACCAGTGGGGCATGTCGATCGACCTGAACACCTGCATCGGCTGCAACGCCTGCATCATCGCGTGCCAGGCGGAGAACAACATCCCGATCGTGGGCCGCGACCAAGTGCAGCGCGGTCGCGAAATGCAGTGGATCCGCCTTGATCGCTACTATTCTGACGGCCGGGCCGACGCCGAGGCGTTTGGCGCCGAGGGCAACACGGTGCTGCCGGAGGACCCGCAGGTCTCCATGCAGCCCATGACCTGCCAGCACTGCGAGCTCGCCCCGTGCGAGACGGTGTGTCCGGTCAACGCCACGGTGCACGACGACGAGGGCATCAACACGATGGCCTACAACCGCTGCATCGGCACCCGCTATTGTGCGAACAACTGTCCGTACAAGGTCCGTCGTTTCAATTTCTTCGACTTCAACAAGCGCGCCACCGACGCCCTCTACATGGGCCCGCTCGGTCACCAGAAGGAAATGCCCGAACTGGTGAAGATGGTGAAGAATCCCGACGTCACCGTCCGCATGCGCGGCGTGATGGAGAAGTGCACGTACTGCGTGCAGCGCATCCAGCAGGCCAAGATCGCCCAGAAGCGGAAGGCCGGCGCCACCGGTGACGTCCTCATCCCCGACGGCTCGTTCAAGGTGGCCTGCCAGCAGGTCTGCCCGGTCGAGGCCATCGAATTTGGCAACATCAAGGACGAGGCCAGCAAGGTTTCGCAGTTGAAGGCCCAGGAGCGCGACTACGCGGTGCTCGGCTACCTCAACGTCCGCCCCCGCACCACCTACCTCGGCAAGCTCCGCAACCCGAACCCGCACATGCCGGACTATTCCGCCCTCCCGCTCAGCCGCGTGGAGTACAACCAGAAGAACGGCCACGCCGACCATGGCGCCCCGGCCGCTCACGCTGACCACGGTCACACCGACGGAGGGAAGCACTAATGGGCGCGCACGCATCCGACCATCCGGCCCCCGCCATCCTCGGCGAGGTCAAGCCCACGCCGCTGCCCCGCGCGGTGCTGGTGCACAATGACCGCGACTTCAAGTGGATCACCGACAAGATATGCGGTATCGTCGAAGGCACGACCCCCGCTTGGTGGTGGTGGTGCTTCGGCATCGCCTCCCTGATCGCCTCGTTCACCGTCGCCGGCCTGATCTACCTCGTGTCCACGGGCGTCGGCGTCTGGGGCCACGCGAACCCGGTCAACTGGGCCTGGGACATCGTCAACTTCGTGTTCTGGATCGGTATCGGCCACGCCGGCACCCTCATCTCCGCGATCTTGTGCCTCCTGCGCCAGAAGTGGCGCACGTCCATCAACCGCGCCGCCGAGGCCATGACGATCTTCGCCGTGGTCTGCGCCGCGATCTTCCCGGTCTTCCACGTCGGCCGCATCTGGTTCGCCGTGATGCCCGGTTACCTGTTCCCGTTCCCCAACTCGAACGGCATCTGGCAGAACTTCCGCTCCCCGCTGGAGTGGGACGTGTTCGCGGTCTCGACCTACGGCACGGTGTCCTGCCTCTTCTGGTACATCGGCCTGATCCCCGACCTCGGCACGATGCGCGACCGCTTCACCGCGGCCGGCAACCTGCTCAAGGCCCGCATCTACGGTTTCTTCGCCATGGGCTGGCGCGGTTCCAACCGCCAGTGGAGCAACTACGAGATGGCCTACCTCATCCTGGCCGGCATCTCGACCCCGCTCGTGCTCTCCGTGCACACGATCGTGTCGTTCGACTTCGCCGTCTCGCTCATCCCGGGCTGGCACACGACGATCTTCCCCCCGTACTTCGTGGCGGGTGCCATCTTCTCCGGCTTCGGCATGGTGATGACGCTGATGCTCCCGCTGCGCGCCGTCTACCGCCTCGAGGACCTGATCACGCAGTACCACATCGACTGCATGTGTAAGATCACTTTGGCCACCGGCACCATGGTGGGCTACGCCTACTCGATGGAGTTCTTCATCGCGTGGTACGGCGCGAACCCGTACGAGGGCTTCGCCTTCATCAACCGTGCGTTCGGCCACTACGCCTGGGCCTACTGGATCATGATTGGCTGCAACGTCATCACGCCGCAGTTCTTCTGGTTCAAGTCCATCCGCGAGAACACCGCGCTGGTCTGGGTCCTCTCGATCTTCGTCAACGTCGGCATGTGGTTCGAGCGCTTCGTGATCATCGTCACGTCGCTTGCCCGCGACTTCCTGCCGTCGAGCTGGGGTTACTACTCCCCCTCGATCGTCGAGATCTTCACGTTCTTCGGCACCTTCGGTGTCTTCTCCTTCCTGTTCCTTCTCTTCATCCGCTTCGTGCCCATCATGCCGATGTCCGAGGTGAAGGCGGTCATCCCCGCAGCCGATCCGCACGGCGCGCACCACCACTAAGAGGAACCCGCCATGAAGACCAATTACGGAATCATCGCCGCCTTCGACACCGTCCCGTCGCTCTACCACGCCTGCGAGCAGGTGCGCGACGCCGGTTACTCGCAGTGGGACGCCATCACGTCCTTCCCCGTCCACGGGCTCGACTACGCCATGGGCGTGCGCCGCTCCAAGGTGCCGCGCTTCTCCCTCGCGGGCGGCATCACCGGTTTCTGCACCGGCATGTCGTTCATCTGGTGGGCCAACGCCTACGAGTATCCGCTGATCGTCGGCGGCAAGCCGTACTTCAGCCCGATGTTCGCCTTCCCGGTGTCCTACGAGCTGACCATCCTTTTCACCGCCTTCGCGACCATCGGCGGCATGTTCTTCCTGAATAAGCTGCCCATGCACTACCACCCGGTGCTCAAGGCCCCGCAGTTCGTGCGCGCGCTGGATGACCGCTTCTACATCGTGATCGAGTGCAACGACCCGAAATTCAACGCCGCCGAGACCCGCGCCCTGCTGGAGCGCGCCGGCGGCAAGGACATCGTCGAAATCGAGGAATAAGATGCGCTACGCCTACTACACCCTCGCTTTCCTCGTCATCCTGACCCTCTCGGTCATGGGCTTCCGCGGCGCCAACGCCACGCGGCCCCCGATCGAGCTGTGGCCCGACATGGACCACCAGGCCAAATACAAGCCCCAGGCGGAATCCAAGTTCTTCGCTGACGGCCGCGCCGACCGCGCCATTCCGGCGGGCACGGTGCCGCGCGGCCGCACCACCGCGGCGGACGCCTCCTACCTGCGCGCCGACGAGGCGCACTACGCCGGCAAGAATGCCGACGGCTCCTTCGTCCGCGGTTTTCCTGTCCCCGTTACGCAGCAGCTGGTCGAGCGCGGCCAGAACCGCTACCAGATCTACTGCGCCCCGTGTCACGGTGCGGTTGGCGACGGCAACGGCATCACCAAGTCCTACGGCATGGTCGCCACGCCCACCTACCACGACGCCCGTCTCCGCGACATGGCCGAGGGTGAGCTCTACAACACGATCACCAACGGCAAGAACACCATGCTCAGCTACGCTGACAAGTTGAGCCCCGACGACCGCTGGGCGGTCGTCGCCTATGTGCGCGCCCTCCAGCGCGCCGCGAACGCCACGATTGATGATGTCCCTCTCGAACAACGCGGAGGCCTGAAGTAACATGAGCGCACCCGCCTCCACCGCCTCTCTGGCGAACAAATTCCTGATCGCCGGCCTCGTCGGTCTCGCCGTCACCGCCGTCGGCCTCCTCGTGGCCGAGCCGCATGGTGTCGCCATGGCCTACCTCGTGGGTATCTCCTACTGGACCGCGGTCGCCATCGGCATGCTGATGCTGGTGATGATCCACCACATCTTCGACGCCGGCTGGTCCACCGTGATCCGCCGCCAGTTCGAACACGGGCTGTCCGCCTTCAAGTGGCTGTTCATCCTGTTCATCCCGCTGATCATCTCGGCCTGGGTGAAGCCCGGCTTCGTCTGGCCCTGGATGGACCTCGACCACGCGCTGCACGGCGGCCACGGCACGGTCGGCACCGACATCCTTTACCAAAAGAAGGCCAGCTTCCTGAACGTCCCGATGTTCACCGGCATGACGCTCGCGTTCTTCGCCGGCTGGATCTGGCTCTCCGCCCGCCTGCGCAAGGCCTCGTTCTCGCAGGACAGCGACGGTGACCTCAAGTGGACCTACATGAACCGCAAGACCGCGGCCTTCGGCATCCCGATCAACGCGCTGGCCCTCAGCTTCGCTGCGATCTACTGGATGAAGAGCCTCGAGTACCACTGGTTCTCCACGATGTACGGCGTCTGGTTCTTCGCTAACTGCATGCGCGCCGCCATGGCCGTCGGCGTGGTCATCACCTGGTGGCTCTACACCCGCGGCGACTACAAGGGCATCTTCAACACCAACCAGCTGCACTGCCTCGTGGCGCTCTCCTTTGCCTTCGTGGTGTTCTGGGCCTACGTCACCTTCTCGCAGTACTTCCTGATCTGGAACGCCAACGTCCCCGAGGAGACCTTCTGGTACAACATCCGTGAGTACGGCGACTGGAAGTGGGTCGGCCTGCTGCTCCTCTTCGGTCACTTCTTCGTGCCCTTCCTCGCCTGGCTGTCCTATCGCCGCAAATCCACCCTGAAGCCCGCCCTGATCATCAGCATCTGGGTCGCCGGCGTCATCCTCGTGGACATCTGCTACAACGTCCTCCCGGCCCTCCGTGACGCGCACGAGAATCCCCAGCCGTTCCTTTCGCTCAACCTCCTGTGGGTGCTGACCTCCGTCATCGGCGTCGGCGGCATCTGCGCGTGGTCCTACCTCAAGAGTTTCCCGACCGCCAAGCTGATCCCGATCCGCGACCCGCGCATCGTCGAGTCGCTGACCCACCACGAGGCCGCGGCCCCGGAGGCCTACCAGACCAAAGCCGCCCACTAAGCCATGAGCGATTCCTCCTTCTCCTTCCCGCACCGCACGCCGGTCTTCACGGCCCTGATCGTGATTCTCTGCTTCGCGGCCTTTGGCTGGTTGGCCAAGCGCATCTACGTTCCCCATGCCGCCGACGTGCAGGCAGTCGAGGGCGTCCTCACTCCCGCCGAGCGCAAGGTCCGCCTCGCCGAGCTCCGCACCAAGGAGCAGTCCGCCGCCACGACTTACGGTTGGGTCGACCAGCCGAAGGGTGTTGTCCGCCTCCCGATTGACCGCGCGATCGAGCTCACCGTCCGCGACCACGCGAAGAAGTAATCTCTGCCGATGAATTCCAACGTTTCCCTCGCCCGGGCTGAGCAGGCGGAGATCGACTCCTCCGCCAAGTGGCCCGTGCTCGTCTTCTTCGGTTCCGCGCTGCTCTGGCTCCTCCTCGGGGGCGCCCTCCAGCTCGCCGCCAACATCCAGCTGCACACGCCCACGTTCCTCGCGGACTGCGTGTGGTTCACCCACGGCCGTCTCGCGCCCGCGGCGCAGAACGCGCTCGTCTACGGCTGGGGTTTCAATGCCGCCTTCGCCTTCGGCCTCTGGCTGATGGCGCGCCTCTCGGCCACGACGCTCCGTCACGGCGGCTGGCTCTTTGTCGCCGCCAAGTTCTGGAACGTCGGGGTCACCCTCGGTATCGGCGGCATCCTCGGCGGCTACTCCAGCTCCTTCGAGTTGCTCGAGATGCCCCGCTACGTCACCCTGCTGCTGCTCGGCGCCTACGCCCTGATCGGCGTCTGGGGCGTCACGACCTTCAGCATCCGCAACACGGAGAACACCTACGCCTCGCAGTGGTACCTCTTCGGCGCGGCCTTCTGGTTCCCCTGGATCTACAGCGTCGCCCAGGTGATGCTCTTCACCGCCCCCGTGCGCGGCGTGCTGCAGCCGGTGGTGAACGCGTGGTACGTCCACGGTCTCTACAGCCTTTGGTTCCTGCCCGTGGCCATCGCCGCCATCTACTACCTCCTGCCCAAGCTCCTCGGTCGCGCGGTCAGCAACTACTACCTCGCCCCGCTCGCCTTCTGGTGGTTCGTGGTTGCTTCCGCCTTCGCGGGCGGCGCCCGCCTCGTCGGCGCGCCGGTGCCGGTCTGGATCCCGACCCTCGGCACCGTGGCCAACATGGCCCTCGTCCTGCCGGCCGTCATCTTCGTCCTGAATTTCTTCGGTTCCCTCTCCGGCCGCACCCGCACGCTGGGCGGCAGCCTGATCCTCCGCTTCGTGCTGCTGGCCGTCGTCGGCCTCCTGCTCAACACGGTGGTCAACTTGCTGCTCTCGCTCCACGGCTTCGCCGCGGTGGCACAGTTCACCCTCTTCGGCGTCCTCCGCGACTGGTCGGCGCTCTACGCCACCTTCACCGTGGCGATGTTCGCCGCCGCCTATTTCTTCCTGCCCCGCCTGACTGGCAAGGACTGGCGGTCGTCCGCCCTGCTCCAGGCTCACTTCGGCGCCACGGTCCTCGGTGTGCTCATCATGGCCATCGGTCTGGCGGCCGGCGGCTGGCAGCAGGGCAGCCTGCTGCTTGACCCGGCGATCGCGTTTGGCGACGTCAGCCGGGCGATGACCAGCTGGCACACCACGGTCACGGTCGCCTCGGGCGTCCTGCTCGTCGGCCACCTGGCCTTCCTCATCAATTTCGTCTGGATCGCCTGCCCGATCAACTCGTCGGGCACGGCCAACGTCACCATCCCGGCCGCACCGGCTCTGAGCCTCGCGTCCAAGGAGGGCCACGCATGAAAAACGGTCTCGTCCTCTTCCTCGGCGTCTTCGCCACGCTCGCCCTGTCCTGGGCCGGGTTGTTGCTCGCCGCCCACAAGCAGATCGGCTCGCTCCCACAGTACAAGGACCCGATCGAGCAGACTCTTTTTCCCGCCCCGCTCACCGGCATCGCCGACCAGGGCCGCGCGGTCTATCAGGATCTTGGCTGCGTGAGCTGCCATACCCAGCAGGTCCGCTACGACGGCTTCGGTTCCGACCTGAAGCGCGGTTGGGGCGAACGCGGCAGCTTCGCCCGTGAGTACATCCGGGAGAAGACCGTGCTGATCGGCTCGAGCCGCCTCGGGCCTGACCTGCGCAACGTGGGCAACCGCCCGTATGCCAGCGCCGAGTATTTCCACGGCCTGCTCTACGCCCCCGAGTCCGTCGCCCCCGGTGGCAACAAGCCGGCGCACGCCTTCCTGTACGAGACCCGCGCGCTGGATGGCAACCAGGCGTCCTACAAGGCGCTGAAGCTCTCCAGCAAGTTCGCCCCGGGCGAGGGGCTGGAGGTCGTGCCGACCTACCGCGCCGAGGCGCTGGTCGCCTATTTGATGAGCTTGAAGGACACCTACAGTTATCCCGCCGAGTCCGGCCTGAACGCTCCCGCTCCCGCCAAGGAGGGCAGCCACTAAGATGAGCTCGACCCCTGACAATCCGTTCAACTTCGAGGCGTCCGCCGCCAGCGACGAGAGCATCCGCGACGCCCACGCCAAGCTGCAGAGCCAGAAGCCGGACAAGCCCGGTGGCTATTCCGCGCTGCCGCTCGTGCTGCTCGGCCTGATGTGCGCCATCGTTTTCTTCGGCTCCATCTACATGGTGCATTATTCGATCCGCTTTGACCCGCTCGTGGTCAACAGCCACGCGAACCGCGCCAAGCCCGGCAATACGGGCCCGGTGCAGCTGACCCGCGCCCAACTGGGCAAGTCCATTTACCTGGCCAACTGCGCCACCTGTCACCAGCCGAACGGCATGGGTGTCCCGGGTGCCTTCCCCCCGCTGGCTGGCTCGGAGTGGGTCATGGGTAGCGAGGAGCGTATCATCCGCATCGTCATCCACGGCCTGCAGGGTCCGATCACGGTCAAGGGCAATGAATACAACAACGTCATGGCTCCTCTCGGCGCCGTGCTGAAGGACGAGCAGATCGCCAACGTGCTCTCCTACGTCCGTCAGGAATGGGGCAACACCGCCCCCGACGTCGAGCCGGCGACCGTCACGAAGGTTCGCGCCGACACGGCCACCCACACGGGTTACTGGACCGCCCCCGACCTGCTGAAGATCGGTAACTGAGAACAGTCGCACCCCTCAATCACGAAGGCCGGGCTTGTGCCCGGCCTTTTGCTTGGTGGTTTAAGAACCACGGCCAGGTTGCTTGTGGTTCGATTATTTCAATGCCCTCCGCCTGCTTGGCTGGGAGAGCAAGGTGTAGGGGTGCCGCTAGCGGCGACCTCGCTCATGGAGGTCCGCGCAATCACCGACCCTACCTAAGTCGATATCGCGAATGCAGGAGATGCCCCCTTACTGCCCCAGGCCCTTCAGCATGTCGCCCATGTTGGGCATCTGGAATTTCTGCCAGCCGGCGGGCGCCTGGAAGAGGGAGGCGGGCAGGGTGCCGGGCTCGATCTTCGTGGCCTCCATCTTGAAAGTCTCGCGGCTCTTGGCATCCCGGGAAATGACGCGCAGGGGGAAACCGGGCTTGCCCTTGAACTTGGCTTCCCAGCCGGCCGCCGCGGCCTTCTTTTTGCCGCCAAACATGCCGCCCATCGCGCCGCCCCCGCCACTGTTGCCCAAGCCCATGAAGGAACCGAGGCCCTCGGCGACCCAGATCTCGGTGGTCACGTTGCGGTCCTTGGTCACGTATTCATCACACTTGTAGCCGAGGATGGTATCCGTGCGGCCGGTCTTCTCGATGCTCGGATCCTTGGCCAGGGCCTCGTCGACGGCCGCCTCCACCTTGTCCTTGATCGGCATGATCATGTACATCTGCTGCTCGGGCATGAGCATGAGCATTTCCATTTTCTCCAGGTCCATGATGGTGGCGAAGGTCTGGTCCTCCGCCGTCATGTCGATGCGCATGGCCGAGCCCTTGATGGAGTAATCCAGCACCTGTTTCTGGCCCTTGCCCATTTCCATCGCGAGGGTGACCTTGCCTTCGAAACTGGCCGCATGGACGAGGGAGGCGGTGAGCAACGTGACTACCGCGAAAAGACGGAGGAGGTGATTCATGGCGCACAGACTGGGGACTGACGTGCCGGGACTCAAGCCGGCACGGGGCAAATTTCCGTGAAAGAGGCGGGCATTAATACGTAGGCGGCCGTCGGGCCAAAGTGTAGGGGGGGCTCGGTCTGAAGCGCGTTGCCAAGTATGCCCGCCCGCACAAACCTCGCTCCATGCCTTCCGAATTCCGCCTCACCCGCACGGTCGAGTTTTGCGAGACCGACATGGCCGGGATCATGCACTTCTCGAATTTCTTCCGCTGGATGGAGGCGTGCGAGGCCGGGTTCTACCGCTCGCTGAACCTGCCGCTCATTTCGTTCGTGCCGGGCAGCGTCGTGGGCTGGCCCCGGGTCAGCGCGTCCTGTACCTACAAGGCTCCGCTGCGCTTCAACGACACGGCGGAGGTGCGGCTGCTCATCAAGGAGGTTCGGACGCGGGCCGTGATCTTCGTGTTTCAATTCCGGCTGCTCGACGCGGCCGGCGGGGTTCTGCCGGCGGTGCTGGCCGAGGGTGAGATCGCCGCGGTGTGCGTGACCGCCGGGGCCGGGGGCAAGATGGTGGCGCAGCCGATCCCGGCCGAGGTGCGGGCCCGGCTCGAGGTCGCGCCCGCGTCGGCCTACGCGGGTTGAGGCCGGGCTGAGGGGTCCGGCCGGCTCAGCGGGCCAGGGCTTCCAGCCGCTCGATCAGTTGGAGGCACGCGCGGCTGTTGTGGTAGGGGCATTTCCAGACGCTCAATTTGGCGCTGGGGATCCGCTGGCCGAGTCGTGTGGTGATCTCGAGGATCGGCGTGCCGTCGCGCCGCAGGGTGTTGTGCCAGTCGCCGTGCTCCCGGTCCACCATCCGCTCCTGGATAAAGGTCCAACTCCGCCGGGCCTGGGCATAAAACCGCGCGTCGCCCGAAATCTGATAGGCATTGAGGAAACCGACGGCCGCCTCGGCCTGCTCCCACCATTCCTTGTTGGTGTTGGTGGGTCCGTGTGGGTCGCCCTCGTTGTAGACGCCACCGTCGGTGTCCAAGCCCCGCGCGAGGGTGGCCTCGGCCATGGCCACCGCGGCACGGCGCGCCCGGTCAAGGAGGGCAGGATCTCCGGCCACCTCCGCGGCCTCGACCAGCAGCCAGCTCAGCTCGATGTCGTGGCCGTAGGAGATCTCGTCCCCGACGGGCGTCCAATCATCCCGCATGAAGAGCACGAGGTGGCTCGTGCGGGGATCGATGATGCGGGTCAGAACCAGCTCGATGAGCTCACGGTGCCGGGCGCGCAGACCGGCGTCAGGCCAAACCCGGAGCAAGTTGGTGAAGCCCTCGAGAATGTGGATGTGGGAATTTTGGGACTTCTCCGCCGGCCCGAGGAGGTTCGTGCGCTGGCGGACCCATTGGCGGTCAAGGGCGTCGAAATAACCGCCGTGGACCGGGTCGCGGGTGTGCTGCTCGATCAGCCGGTAGAGGGCGATCGCCTGGTCGAGGGCCGCCGTTTCGCCGGTGGCCCGGTAATATTCCGTGAGCCCGTAGATGGCGAAAACCTGCACATAAACCTGCTTGTGGGTCTCCAGGGGCCGGCCGTCGGGCCCGACGGACCAGAAGACGCCGCCGTGCTCCCGATCGAGGAAATGCGTGGTGAGGTCGCGCCAGGCGCGTTGGGCCAAGGCCAGGTAAGCCGGATCCGGGTGCTGCTGGTGCGCCGCCGAGAAGGTCCAGAGCAACCGGCAGGTCAGGAGCGCCCCGCGGGGCTGGTCGTTGTCCACCTCGAGGTTGACGCTGACAAATGCGTTGAAGCCCTCGCCGGACGGGTGGGGTGCATGCTTGAGCCAAAAGGGCAGGATGTTGGCGCGCAGTTCCCGTTCCGCGTCCTCCGCCAGGGCGCGCAGCTCGGATGCTGGCACGGCGGTGGGCGGGGTGGCATGGACCGATACCGCGGGCCACAAGGCCAAGGTCAGGAGGAGGCGCGGCCAGGTTTTCATGAAGGTTGGCTCGCCGACTAGACCGAGTAAGGCGGCTTGGTTTCGCCGCGGGCGGTAAGGGCGAAGATTTTCACGGCGTTGCTTTTGCCCTTCACCGTCACCTCGCCGAGCTCGCGGGCCACGGGGCGCGGGTGGATCGCGCCGAGGGTGGCCTCGCTGACGATGATCGGCGTCGCGTAGGCGGGATCCTTGGTGAGGCTCTCGAGGCGCGAGGCGAGATTCACGCCATCACCGATGACCGTGTAGTTCAGCCGGCTGGAGGAGCCCATGTTGCCGGCCACCACGCGCGCGGTGTTGATGCCGATGCCAAAGGCGAGGGCGGGCCGGCCCTCGGCGCGGAGTTCGGCATTGAGGACCTCGAGGGCGCGGGCCATGTCGCGCGCGGCGGCTACGGCGCGGGCCGGGCCGTCGGCGAGAGCGACCGGTGCGCCAAAGAGGGCCATGATCGCGTCGCCGATGTATTTGTCGATCACGCCCCCGTGCTGCTCGATGATCGCGCTCATGCGGTCGAGGTAGCGGTTGAGCAGGGTTAGCACCTCGGTGGGTGGCATTTTCTCGCTGAGGCTGGTGAAGTCGCGCAGGTCGGAGAACAGGATCGTGACCTCGCGTTCCTCACCGCCGAGCTTGAGGTCGGAGTGCAGCAGTTGCGTGGCGATCTCGGGCGAAACGACCTTGCCGAGCAGGTTGCGCACGCGGTCACGCTCGGCCAGGCCGGCGGTCATCTGGTTGAAGGCGGTGGCGAGCTGGCCGAGTTCGTCCTCCCGGTCGAGCGCGATGCGGGCGGTGTAGTCCCCGGCCGCCACCCGGCGGGTGTGCCCGGCCAGCGCCTGCACGGGCTGGCTGACGCCGCGGGCGACGGCCAGGGCGATGAGAGACGCGGCGATCAGGGCGGTGAGCAGGATGAGCAGCATGGTCTGCTCGAGGCGGCGGGCGGGGGCCAGTTCCGCCTCGAGGGAACGCTGCAGGGTGATGCGCGCCGGCGCCTCGGCCAGCAGCGCCAGCGGGGCGTACAGGGTTACGTACTGCTCGCCGCCCAGGTCGGTGAGCATAACCGCGCCGTCGTCCTTCAATTCCAGGGGGGCCTGGTCGGCCACCTGCTGGGCGAGGGGGGCGGTAAGGGTGGAGGCCAGCACGCGCTTGCGGTCCTCGCTCAGGCCGCTCGTGAAGGTGACCTCGGTCTGCGTCGTGGCCTTCAGGTCGCGGGCGAAGGAGTCATCGATGGGGAACGCGATGCCGAACCAGCCGATGACGTTGGGCTCGGGCGCGTAGAGCGGCACGACGATGAGCACGTTCAGCTTGCCCTCGAGGTAGCCGAAATCGCTGTTCTGCTCCCAGCCGTTTTCCTCGGCGCCGCGGATCAGGTAGCGAAACGGACCGCAGGATTCGTCCGTGAGATGGTCGTTCGTGGTGG is from Lacunisphaera limnophila and encodes:
- a CDS encoding TAT-variant-translocated molybdopterin oxidoreductase, translated to MKRKFDHSAPAQRDLSGPKYWRSLDELADTPGFREHLAREFPEGASELNGVDRRQFMRLMAASFALGGLGLAGCRRPEKHILPYGKSVEYTVPGLPLYFATAMPLRKSAIPLVAETHQGRPTKLEGNPSYAPHGGASSLLAQASVLDLYDPERATTHTAAGRTLKVADVNDLLARIRATYAGNGEGLAFLADESSSPTRARLIAKLKKEFPRAIWSEYEPVQDEPPVAAAQAAFGRNVKPVYRFAKAKRIVSLDADFFHAEAGALYYSRDFAKGRRVATKEDADKMNRLYVAESGFSLTGSMADHRLRLASNHMLALAAALAGKALNTSAYESLAKGLDINPAWVEQCAADLVAHKGECLVVAGAHQPAQVHVLAYAINAGLGNIGKTIDFVAVEPAGASTITALATAIKGGAVKTLFILNGNPAYNAPADLDFGALLKSVPEVIRYGYYQDETSALSGTHLAATHYLESWGDARTVDGTIVPVQPMIMPLFNGLNEVELLARLAGEAKPDAYEQVFATRGGDRKAFEKFLHDGLAEGSAYPAVSVSFDSARAGAAFASNPAFVALSRDNLEIRFATDHKMDDGRFANNGWLQECPDPMTKIAWDNAILVSPRLAKDLGIVPGGSLLQVARKEVAEFKMGKENAFIGEVTVNGRKVTGPLHIQPGLSNYTIVLPLGYGRSVTGHVGTGAGFNAYAVRTSDGMGFITGAAIRVTAERQLLANTQEHWSMEGRDIVREANVEEFKSNPAFVDGIGMESHSPAILGADKDKPLAFIATETPRGNSLYETPNFDGMHQWGMSIDLNTCIGCNACIIACQAENNIPIVGRDQVQRGREMQWIRLDRYYSDGRADAEAFGAEGNTVLPEDPQVSMQPMTCQHCELAPCETVCPVNATVHDDEGINTMAYNRCIGTRYCANNCPYKVRRFNFFDFNKRATDALYMGPLGHQKEMPELVKMVKNPDVTVRMRGVMEKCTYCVQRIQQAKIAQKRKAGATGDVLIPDGSFKVACQQVCPVEAIEFGNIKDEASKVSQLKAQERDYAVLGYLNVRPRTTYLGKLRNPNPHMPDYSALPLSRVEYNQKNGHADHGAPAAHADHGHTDGGKH
- the nrfD gene encoding NrfD/PsrC family molybdoenzyme membrane anchor subunit codes for the protein MGAHASDHPAPAILGEVKPTPLPRAVLVHNDRDFKWITDKICGIVEGTTPAWWWWCFGIASLIASFTVAGLIYLVSTGVGVWGHANPVNWAWDIVNFVFWIGIGHAGTLISAILCLLRQKWRTSINRAAEAMTIFAVVCAAIFPVFHVGRIWFAVMPGYLFPFPNSNGIWQNFRSPLEWDVFAVSTYGTVSCLFWYIGLIPDLGTMRDRFTAAGNLLKARIYGFFAMGWRGSNRQWSNYEMAYLILAGISTPLVLSVHTIVSFDFAVSLIPGWHTTIFPPYFVAGAIFSGFGMVMTLMLPLRAVYRLEDLITQYHIDCMCKITLATGTMVGYAYSMEFFIAWYGANPYEGFAFINRAFGHYAWAYWIMIGCNVITPQFFWFKSIRENTALVWVLSIFVNVGMWFERFVIIVTSLARDFLPSSWGYYSPSIVEIFTFFGTFGVFSFLFLLFIRFVPIMPMSEVKAVIPAADPHGAHHH
- a CDS encoding DUF3341 domain-containing protein — encoded protein: MKTNYGIIAAFDTVPSLYHACEQVRDAGYSQWDAITSFPVHGLDYAMGVRRSKVPRFSLAGGITGFCTGMSFIWWANAYEYPLIVGGKPYFSPMFAFPVSYELTILFTAFATIGGMFFLNKLPMHYHPVLKAPQFVRALDDRFYIVIECNDPKFNAAETRALLERAGGKDIVEIEE
- a CDS encoding c-type cytochrome produces the protein MRYAYYTLAFLVILTLSVMGFRGANATRPPIELWPDMDHQAKYKPQAESKFFADGRADRAIPAGTVPRGRTTAADASYLRADEAHYAGKNADGSFVRGFPVPVTQQLVERGQNRYQIYCAPCHGAVGDGNGITKSYGMVATPTYHDARLRDMAEGELYNTITNGKNTMLSYADKLSPDDRWAVVAYVRALQRAANATIDDVPLEQRGGLK